Within Triticum dicoccoides isolate Atlit2015 ecotype Zavitan chromosome 1B, WEW_v2.0, whole genome shotgun sequence, the genomic segment CATTGAAGCTTCTCTCGTCACTTAATTTTCGTGTCAATAAAAAGAAGAAGCCGCAGAACAGAATGCACTTTGTATTATCCTGTGCCTTGTAACGGGAGAAAAATTAGTATGCATTTAAAGTTAGTGAGAATTATATGTGTAAGCAAAACCCTGCGCGCACGTGAAAAAGAAACATTTAGCTTCTCGGTTTCGCCAGGTGTGAAGTAACCAATCTGCTATTTTTCCATTCATTGATCGAGGACATTTAAGAGTTTTGTGATGTCATCGTACGCTAGAGAAGGCCCATGAATTATTCAATCTACTTATCCTTTCAATCGAGGAGATTTTAATAAGGTATGAAGTTTCTGAATATTGTAGGAAACATAAACTATTTTCTAAATCCTGAACATTTGTTTTGAAAATTATGTACACTTTCAGAAAAACGTGAACACAATTTAAAACAAGAACATCTTTTAGAATTCACAAAGATTATTTGAAAAcacaattttttttataaaaacatgaacattatttgaatttgtgaacatttttttagaacAGGAACATGTGTTGAAAATTCATATTTAAAAAAAATGTGTATCTTTTAACGTTATTTTGAATTATGAAAATTTCAGTAAAAATAATATTTTTGAATATGGAGAATTTTTTAAATAGCCATTTTCTTTTTAGAAATCTCGAACAATTTAGAAAAAATAAAGTTTCTTAAAAAATgggaaacttttttcaacttttgaatatttttcaaaatacgAACACAATTTTGCAAATCTGAACATTTTCTAtagttttatttttaaaaaattcaGAACATTTTTTGAGAATTTTGAGAAAAATTAACTTGGAAGTTAAAAAAGAGATAGGGGAAGGAGAATAAAATTAGAAATAAAAcacagaaacaaagaaaaatgggCCAGCCAATTATCGGTTGTCCTCTACGAAGCTCCAACTATTTGTCACCTTGTGAGGAAAATAGAATTTTAGCAGGTACGCGGGCAAAAATAAAAACGGGCTGGCTTTGCTGGGCCAGAGCGCGGCCCTCGTACTAAATTCTGGAAAAACCTTTTTTCTAGCACACGAACCCATAAAAATTTAATACCATCTCAGATAGAAATTTTTTCTTTTCGACCgtaaacggatgaaaaaattggcgaAACACACTTAGTAagtatagaggtatagatatagatatagatatagattaatTTCACTTAATTTATAGATAAAAAAAGCTTAAATATACACATTGTAAGATCTCTTATACAATTCCCCgcaaaagataaaataaaaatcTCTGATACAACTAAAGAGTCCTGATAAAGCTCGACTTCATCAGTTCGCCCAACATTTTTGTAAACGATATCACTCGCAGCATCACTGCAAAACTCTGGCTATGTACCTCGAACGAGATCGCCGGGATGGGCCGATGGCAATGAACTAGTTTATTTGTTGCAAAACCCCTAGAAGGAGAGTGGCGACTGCGTCCAAGGCGTGGATCATTTTCACGTAGCCACAACTCACAAGCAGTTTCTCTGAGGAGCAAAAGAAAATCGCAACGCACCTCCATACGCGCGCGCGCACACGAGTTGGCCTCTGATGCTTCGAAGTGATCGATCAGCACTGTGATTGGCCAACGTACTACGTGTTCTAAGTGAGCCGTGcgtgtatgcatgcatgcatgcatgcaagacgCGTCGGACGCGGATCAGAAGCAGCCGTCCAGGCTCATCTCCGAGTCGGCGATGATCTCGCCCACGCCCTCGCCGAGGCCCATCATCATCCCGCCGACCGCCGCGCCGAGGAGCCCCATCCCGAACCCGGAGCCCATCCCGACGCCTCCGTCTTGCCTGGCCGCCGCGGCGGACGACGCGCCGTACCCGTAGGGAGCGGGGCCGTAGCCGTACGACGCCCCCGCGTACCCGTACGGGGGGTTGTAGCCGTACGGAGGCACGGCGTGCTGCTGGTGGTGGTACGGCGGGTACGCGGTCACCGCGTCGGCGCCGGCCTTGGCCGCCGCGTTCGTCTGCATGTACTGCGCGTcgcccggcgccgccgccgtcggcgcAGGCGCGTCGGAGAGGCTGTAGGAGATGTGGAGCACGCCGCGCTTCCGCCCGCTCATGGGGCTGCGCACCTGGTAGCTGAGGTGCCGGTGCTCGCCGGCGGGTGGCGCGACGGCGACGAGGTCCTGCACCGGCACCACCACCTCGCCGACGTCGCGGTCGCCGAAGGAGCGCTCGGCGCGGAGGAGCACGTGCAGCGCCAGCCCCCGCGGGTCGGCGGCGGCCGGGATGGGGAACCGCAGCGGCGCGTGCCACATGGGGTTCCGGCCGCCGTGCCGGTCCGAGTGCGTCCTGTGCGTCGGCGTCCTCGGGTCGCCGCCGGAGATGGACACCACCGCGTACACGCGCATCTTGGAGAACACCGTCACCTTCTTCAGGTCCTTGGCCGAGATCAGCGTCACCTCCAGCACCCGGTACGCCATGATCGCGCCGCGCGCTCGCAGGAGCCCGTTGTGATCACTCTGTCGATATTTCGGTTGTGTGATCGGGAGACGATGATTTGTGGAAGACGATGGACGTATGGAGGAGCAAGCTAAGAATGATTCTCAACGGTAAGTAGATCTTGGAGGCTACGAATGATCCAAGGGAGATGGCTAGTGACGGTTCGGGTCGTAGGGTTGCAATGTTTGGCCTGGTGGTTAGTTTAGTGGGTAATTTTGATCAAAAGTTTTAGGGTCTTTTTGCTGGAAGACCTAATAATAGCATGGGTTATGTTAATTTAAGCTTTTGCTAATTGTGTGGTGACCCGTTCATGTCGGTACCTTAACAACATAGGTGTTTTTGGTCCAAGTTTTTTTATGGAACGCCATCATGGCTACCTTATTGATCTCAAATTAACACTTAGAGAgttaaaattaaaaataaaatcaGGATGCCCATCCATCCAATTACAAGAAAGCTTACTCTCAAAACAACATCTAGCAATCTCATGAGTGGTACGATTTTTGCTTCACATAAACAATGTTTAAATGTTTCCAATCTCCACAAGTAGATCCATACAATCCGCATATATTGCAGCAGCTTCTGTCCACCAATAGTTTGTTCATGTCCATGCATTAACAACTTTCAAGGAGTTTGATTCTGCCAACTAAAACCGAGTGAATGCTGCCAACTAAAACCATGTTTCATAGCTCGCCAGGTTGTGATGGGAGGAAAACTATCACCATGAGTTGCATGTCTGCAAACCCaccaagagcatctccagccgttcggcccctcaGGGCGCCGAAAAACTGCGGCCTGGGGcgagccggcgctagttcggcccctggggtcGGCCTAGCTCCTAGTCACGcccccagccgccgccccccagccaCGGAAAATTCAAACATAGTGTTCCCGCGCCAAAAATAAATGCCACAATCCGGCGATCAAGCATCCAGTAGATCGGCGGTCGGATGAATAGTTCGGCATACAAAAAGCAGAAAAGGGAGGAAGCGCGCATCAGGCGTCGAGGTCGGCCTCCGGCATCGGTGGAGTCGGCATGCGCGTGCTTGACGGGGCCTCTGTGCTTGGCGGCGTGGCTTCTGTGCTGCGGGCAGTCTCGGCGGCATCAGCGGTCGGgcttggaggcggcggcggcgtgcgcggCGTGGGTGTCGTGGGCGTAGGCATCGTCGTCGAGGgaagctggttcaggatgaggctacgctccgccatgtaccacgccttgaccgcctcgtcggtgctctggagcatgtccgccccgcccagcaggaaagccaggtcggtgttcctcttctttgcGGCGACAttggtccggagtaggtcgagcttgacggcgctggTCGACATCAatgccgaccaccgcgcctcggtcttctcttcacgaaggGTGGCCCGGACCTGTGCGTCGGCGAGgcagtgctcgatggactcctgcacgcgagttgtggccacgtcagagtgtttccccttcttggcacctttgttgtCGTCCGGCCGCCCATCTGACGCACCCGGAGTCGGCAAGTcaggcttgtaggtctccttggccttctcgaGAGTGCGCCGGACTTCTGCCCACttgtcgcacttgtcaatgcgcttgtagacgtggaggtacttgaactcggCGTCCTTGTTGCCCTGCCGAACATACGCAGCAACTACGCGGGGacgaacaaacagttggcgggtGCACGGCGAAAAGAGGCGGGAGACCGGCGTGGCATACCTGAACCTcaatgctggcgccgctctccgggcgaccggcgactcttgataacccacaagtataggggatcgcaatagttttcgagggtagagtattcaacccaaatttgttgattcgacacaaggggagccaaagaatattctcaagtattagcagctgagttgtcaattcaaccacacctggaaacttaatatctgcagcaaagtgtttagtagcaaagtaatatgatagtggtggtaacggtaacaaagtaaagacagcaaaagtaatatttttggtatttttgtagtaatgataacagtagcaacgaaaaagtaaataagcgtaaaccagtatatggaaaactcgtaggcaccggatcagtgatggataattatgccggatgcggttcgtcatgtaacagttacaacataggatgacacagaactagctccagttcattaatgtaatgtaggcatgtgttccgtatatagtcatacgtgcttatggaaaagaacttgcatgacatcttttgtcctaccctcccgtggcagtggggtcctattggaaactaagggatattaaggcctccttttaatagagaaccggaacaaagcattagcacatagtgaatacatgaactcctcaaactatggtcatcaccaggagtggtcccgattattgtcacttcggggttgccggatcataacacatagtaggtgactatagacttgcaagataggatcaataacacacatatattcatgaaaacataataggttcagatctgaaatcatggcactcgggccctagtgacaagcattaagcatagcaaagtcatagcaacatcaatctcagaacataatggatactagggatcaaaccctaacaaaactaactcgattacatgataaatctcatccaacccatcaccatccagcaaacctacgatgcaattactcacgcacgacggtgagcatcatgaaattggtgatggaggatggttgatgatgacgacagcgacgaatccccctctccggagtcccgaacggactccagatcagccctcccgagagagattagggcttggcggcaaacgcgatgatttcttctctctgatttttttcttcctgaaagccaatatatggagttggagttggcgtcggagggccaccaggggcccacgaggtagggcggcgcgcccaggggggaggggcgcgccccccaccctcgtggacagggtgtgggccccctggccttcatctttggcgaggattttttattatttattctaagatattccctggagtttcaggtcattccgagaacttttgttttctgcacataaaacaacaccatggcaattctgctgaaaacagcgtcagtccgggttagttccattcaaatcatacaagttagagtccaaaacaagggcaaaagtgtttggaaaagtagatacgacagagacgtatcagcgacctcctcgacgaccccatgccctttgttgcacgcccccttggatacgcccccaatggatCGACATCGCCTTCGACCCGCGCTACATgcagacgcctttgaagtaggggtcaacgagcttgcgctcgtcgaactcggccttgatgcgctcccagtacatctcgatgctctggttcgcgccggtcgtccggtcgaggcagacgactttccatgcttcggcgaggcattcctcctctttGGACGCCCACTTGACGCGCGGCTCTGGCCTGGCCGCCGCCTTCTTCTTCTTGCGCCCCCTcgctggctcctcctcctcctcgtcctcctcgtcctcctcgtcctgCTCCTCCTGCTCCTCGTCACCGTAGACGTAGCCAAGCTCTCCGTCCATGCCGCCACTGAGATCCACCGTCTCGTCCGTGGTGAACCCGGGAGATGCGGCGGTCGCGGCCAAACCttccgcgatgatgtcgtccatgtcggcctcgGTCTCGTCAGCATCACCGAGGTGAGAGAAGGGCAGCGCGCAGCAGCGGAGAGGGGGCTTCGGGAAGGATGCGTAcgtgggcggcgagtagttgtatggagggtactgcacgccggtgaaggcgggcgagggcgtgcgctgggcggggtggccatgggggaaagtgacgtttgggttgaacccaccatGCGCGTCCCCGTTGGCGGCGTCCCGGCGACCCCCATGGCTGCGGCGTCGGAGACCCGACGCCTTGTtggccccagggcgcgtactgcgcGTGGTTGCCGgggggattcatcatccccgcgcgggTCGCCTCGGCCTGGTCAGCGGCAGCGGCACCGcagccgcgcgcgccgcgttgtcacgggccttcttggcgagggccctgttccgccggtcggcggtgacGGCCTCCTGTTGCTGTACTTCCACCCTCCATTCGGCGTTTGACATGCCCGGCAgcttggacggcggcgccctcggcttcctctgcttcggttgGGCGACAGAGGCGGTCGCGGTCGCCGTGGTGCGGGGGGCGgcgtacttcttcggtggcatggcggccagctgggaggcgagcgggagggagaATGGCGGGAGGAAAGGAGCAAATGGGAGGGAAGTGGGAAAAAGCAGGGACGAAACAGCGGGAATAGGTGCTCGACTCACCGACAGGGCGGACCCATGCGCCCTTTTTGCTTGAGCCGGCGCCCCTGGCGCCtcccagggcgccgggttctgcctgggtccgccggcaccaatttcggcccgagccggcgaaaacgggcttctggggggcGACTGGGCCATTTCTTCGacgccggcgcgaaaaaaacgcctggggagggcctgttgggggcgcgactggagatgctctaaatacCAACAAGAGGTGGCAATTACCTCGGCACCACCCACTTGCTGAAGAAGGGTGTGACTGGGAAAGTATCGTGTACTCCAACGGATTGTGTCCTCCGGCAGCACCGTACGCAGCTGAGCCATCAGATACAGAATACATGGAAAGGATGGAACCCGAACGGCCTGCTCTTAGAATTTTGCAAAAAAGCGCCCCATGTAAGCACATAATAGCAGTGATGGCCTCACCACTTAACTATGCCACAACAGAAAGAACAGACTAGGGCATCAGGGGCCCGGCGATGGAGCTCGCCGTGGGCTGTGCGGCCACACCGACCGAACAAGCTCGCCGCAGTATAGACGTATTGTACTCCGACGTCCAGCGGAGAACTCGCCCCACCTCTGCCCCGCCATTATCGACCTCGGCGCAACCCCCTCCACACCCACACACGCCTGCCTAGCTCCACCATCCGCCAATGCCAGACAAGAGAAGTCCCAGCTTTCATGTATGCTTTTAGATGTTACGAATTTGTGTTATTATTTTATGTtttgaatctaatcctttgttcCCTTTACGCTCCTTTCTGAGTTGTAACTGatccgtccattttgcatcatgtttacctactgttatttactatgtttttatgcataataatgctttttggagtaattctccttttctctcataatatgcaagatttgcaccaagagggagaatacgggcagctggaattctagacctgaaaaagctacgtcggagttacctattctgcacatctccaaatgagatgaaaatcTACAGAGAATTGTTTTAGAATAAaataaaaatactggagcaaataactaccggaggaggcccaccaggtgggcacaacccacctgggcacgccaggcactccaggcgcgccctggtgggttatgttggaaatatgccctagagacaataataaattagttattattatatttccttcttcatgataatcgtttattacccatgctataattgtattgataggaaactcagatacatgtgtgggcacatagacaacaccatgtccctagtaagcctctagttgactagctcgttgatcaacagatggttacggtttcctgaccatggacattggatgtcgttgataacgggatcacatcattagaagaatgatgtgatggataagacccaatcctaagcctagcacaaagatcagagttcgtatgctaaagcttttctaatgtcaagtatcttttccttagaccatgagattgtgcaactcccggataccgtaggaatgctttgggtgtaccaaacatcacaacgtaactgggtggctataaaggtgcattacaggtatctccgaaagtgtctgttgggttggcacgaatcgagactgggatttgtcactccgtgtgacggagaggtatctctgggcccactcggtacgacatcatcataatgtgcacaatgtgaccaaggggttgatcacgggatgatgtgttacggaacgagtaaagagacttgccggtaacgagattgaacaaggtatcggtataccaacgatcaaatcttgggcaagtacaataccgctagacaaagggaattgtatacgggattgattgagtccttgacatcgtggttcatccaatgagatcatcgtggaacatgtgggaaccaacatgggtatccagatcccgctgttggttattgaccggagaacgtctcggtcatgtcttgtgacgcccggataattaagctacagtgattccccgctaatgatgccacgtcaccacggttactgtgataaactctcgatagttcagaaccgaaacaaattcaaaatttaaataaaagaaaacaataaaagttttcaaaaattaaaacaaaaatgttcagtggttgccaaatattacaaagataattatggtgtaaggttcacaattttataaaatgcctaagtgtttataaataaataaaaacagaaaagaaaataaataaaaggaaaacagaaaacaatacaaaaacaaaaaaaaggaaggaAACCCCActagcccaactgggccaagcccacctggcccagtcggccagcccTCCTGGCCCGGCCCACACCTCACTCCCTTATCCCCCCCTCCCCCGGTCGGCAAACCCTANNNNNNNNNNNNNNNNNNNNNNNNNNNNNNNNNNNNNNNNNNNNNNNNNNNNNNNNNNNNNNNNNNNNNNNNNNNNNNNNNNNNNNNNNNNNNNNNNNNNNNNNNNNNNNNNNNNNNNNNNNNNNNNNNNNNNNNNNNNNNNNNNNNNNNNNNNNNNNNNNNNNNNNNNNNNNNNNNNNNNNNNNNNNNNNNNNNNNNNNNNNNNNNNNNNNNNNNNNNNNNNNNNNNNNNNNNNNNNNNNNNNNNNNNNNNNNNNNNNNNNNNNNNNNNNNNNNNNNNNNNNNNNNNNNNNNNNNNNNNNNNNNNNNNNNNNNNNNNNNNNNNNNNNNNNNNNNNNNNNNNNNNNNNNNNNNNNNNNNNNNNNNNNNNNNNNNNNNNNNNNNNNNNNNNNNNNNNNNNNNNNNNNNNNNNNNNNNNNNNNNNNNNNNNNNNNNNNNNNNNNNNNNNNNNNNNNNNNNNNNNNNNNNNNNNNNNNNNNNNNNNNNNNNNNNNNNNNNNNNNNNNNNNNNNNNNNNNNNNNNNNNNNNNNNNNNNNNNNNNNNNNNNNNNNNNNNNNNNNNNNNNNNNNNNNNNNNNNNNNNNNNNNNNNNNNNNNNNNNNNNNNNNNNNNNNNNNNNNNNNNNNNNNNNNNNNNNNNNNNNNNNNNNNNNNNNNNNNNNNNNNNNNNNNNNNNNNNNNNNNNNNNNNNNNNNNNNNNNNNNNNNNNNNNNNNNNNNNNNNNNNNNNNNNNNNNNNNNNNNNNNNNNNNNNNNNNNNNNNNNNNNNNNNNNNNNNNNNNNNNNNNNNNNNNNNNNNNNNNNNNNNNNNNNNNNNNNNNNNNNNNNNNNNNNNNNNNNNNNNNNNNNNNNNNNNNNNcaccccgccgcctccgccgctcgccggcgccgtttccggccgaGTCCGGCCGTGGCCTTGCCACCAATGGACGCGGCGTCCTCTCCCCATTCGAACGCACCCACCCGCGGCCCCTTTTGGCCGCCGGGCGACgattccggcgaagtccggcgCCCCCTCCGCCGCGGACGCCCACCGGAGCCCCCAATGCCGGCTGCCGACGTGGCCGACACGgggccaccccctgggtcactgaaccGTGGGCCCTAGGGGCCCGGCCGGTCTGTTGACTCGGTCAGCCAGGCTGACTCGACCGGCCCCTGCCTATGACATGGGGGCCACACaccccagaacgtttaaaaaaaagaaaaaaaaagggaaaaggaatttagataaatataattaataaaaataataatgaataaaattaattaaataattaattagttaagtaaataattaatttaattaatcctgattaattaaacctaatgactaattaacctaattaactactgttaattaaacttaactaagataattagttaacagtcactaacgaacgggacccacctgtcaagttgaccaagtcaaccctgttgactgctgacgtcagcatgacatcatgctgacgtcataaattcatttttggaattaattaaattccagaaattaataaaatctttagaaaatcatatcttttaatccgtaactcggattaaaatattttcaacatgaaagttgctcagaacgacaagacgattccggatacgcagcccgttcgtccgccacatacCCCTAgtataccgaacacgcaactttccccctccggttcaccggtccgaaaacgcgaaacaccgggaatactttcccggatgtttccccccttcaccggtatcacctactaccgcgtagggcacaccgaacaccgcgtattgccttgatatattttgtggtgctttgtttgctctgtattcattatttcttccccctctactcttcggtagactacgagaccgacgctgctgctgaccagttcgactacggagttgacgaccctctctcttgccagagcaaccaggcaagcccccccccttgatcaccagatatcgcctattctcctctatactgcttgcattagagtagtgtagcatgttactgctttcgttaatcctattctgatgcatagcctgacattgtcgctacatctgttgataccttacctgcaatcctaaatgcttagtataggatgctagtttatcatcattggccctacattcttgtcagtctgccttgctatactatcgggccgtgatcacttgggaggtgatcacgggtatatactatacatacatacatactatacagatggtgactaaagtcgggtcagctcattgagtacccgcaagtgattctgacgagggggctgaaaggacaggtggctccatcccggtagaggtgggcctgggttcccgacggccctcgactgttactttgtggcggagcgacagggcaggttgagaccacctaggagacaggtgggcctggccctgttcggcgttcgcggatacttaacacgcttaacgagatcttggtatttgatctgagtcggctacgagcctatacgcactaaccatctaagtgggagtagttatgggtatcccgacgtcgtggtatcagccgaagcacttcagacgtcagtgacggagcggcgtgcgccggattggactggaacgcctactaggctaggtctgcttccggccgcccacgcaacgtgcaggtgtgctcagggcgatgggcccagac encodes:
- the LOC119303249 gene encoding protein SRC2-like, coding for MAYRVLEVTLISAKDLKKVTVFSKMRVYAVVSISGGDPRTPTHRTHSDRHGGRNPMWHAPLRFPIPAAADPRGLALHVLLRAERSFGDRDVGEVVVPVQDLVAVAPPAGEHRHLSYQVRSPMSGRKRGVLHISYSLSDAPAPTAAAPGDAQYMQTNAAAKAGADAVTAYPPYHHQQHAVPPYGYNPPYGYAGASYGYGPAPYGYGASSAAAARQDGGVGMGSGFGMGLLGAAVGGMMMGLGEGVGEIIADSEMSLDGCF